The Pseudochaenichthys georgianus chromosome 24, fPseGeo1.2, whole genome shotgun sequence genome includes a region encoding these proteins:
- the LOC117439626 gene encoding uncharacterized protein translates to MLCPFCGNNLVQVTRFCLSCGGSLECLKDTDQTGVPSAQGTSKQPENAKQKQPGPSYKLFMEYRNSKSKEKQSFNCGKGRLKQEKRRVQINIGLMSPQGVDLKPRRGKTLPLFTDPEVAAPAILERAVQKMKAFNKDMDEGPYVLLYPDCSEVVNVPGSEKPFTLAEYKKDLGKAYARITLFICLEKHFREGDDTSDSDSDIVITSRSTAEFNQADTVVFEFEPRNKSTPKHKPENEGKALGHSSTTQPGQIVISDTEVMGPPKTNTDKTTCYSTYTDLYAPCVEEEDEELVAVNMTSLLAVEEMNVTLPAIIANLSQPIDHGRVSRFNISRANVWDGAVRGFKRTSYSENCDMLVKCTDDAGVFEEGIGPRRELLSLLMKNLKDRPIFDGPDGRLFLVYNAND, encoded by the exons ATGTTGTGTCCGTTTTGTGGAAACAACCTGGTACAAGTGACACGGTTTTGCCTTTCGTGTGGAGGATCTCTGGAGTGTTTAAAGGACACGGACCAGACGGGTGTACCAAGCGCGCAGGGGACATCGAAACAGCCGGAAAATGCTAAACAAA AACAACCAGGCCCATCCTATAAACTTTTCATGGAGTACAGAAACTCAAAGTCaaaagagaaacagtcttttaaCTGTGGGAAAGGAAGACTTAAACAAGAAAAGAGACGAGTCCAG ATAAACATAGGACTGATGTCGCCACAAGGAGTTGATTTAAAGCCTCGGAGAGGGAAAACACTCCCGTTGTTTACAGACCCGGAGGTAGCAGCACCTGCTATACTGGAACGAGCTGTCCAGAAAATGAAAGCCTTTAACAAGGACATGGATGAAGGACCGTACGTCCTTTTGTATCCAGACTGCTCAGAGGTTGTCAATGTGCCTGGTTCAGAAAAGCCATTCACATTGGCAGAATATAAAAAGGACTTAGGAAAGGCATATGCCAGGATCACCCTTTTCATTTGCCTTGAGAAACATTTTAGAGAAG GGGATGATACCTCAGACTCTGATTCGGATATTGTCATCACATCTAGGAGCACAGCTGAATTCAATCAGGCTGACACTGTG GTATTTGAATTTGAACCACGAAACAAAAGTACTCCAAAACACAAACCTGAAAATGAAGG GAAGGCACTTGGACATTCATCCACAACTCAGCCTGGACAG aTAGTAATATCTGATACTGAGGTTATGGGTCCACCCAAAACAAATACAGACAAGACTACTTGCTACAG TACATACACAGACCTGTATGCACCATGTGTTGAAGAAGAGGACGAGGAGCTGGTTGCAGTCAACATGACGAGTTTAttggcagt GGAGGAGATGAACGTTACATTACCTGCCATTATTGCTAACCTGTCACAGCCTATTGATCATGGAAGAGTCAGCCGGTTCAACATTTCAAGGGCTAATGTTTGGGATGGAGCAGTCAGAGGTTTCAAACGTACATCGTATTCAGAAAACTGTGACATGCTGGTAAAATGCACTGATGATGCTGGTGTTTTCGAAGAAGGAATTGGTCCCAGGAGAGAGTTGTTATCTCTACTGATGAAGAATCTGAAAGACCGGCCCATTTTTGATGGACCAGACGGACGCCTCTTCTTGGTCTACAATGCAAATG ATTGA